The following DNA comes from Candidatus Binatia bacterium.
ATGTGAACGCTGCTCCTGTCAACCCCAGTCTTCCGCCGTCAAGTACCAATCCACCACAGTGGAATGAGACGGATTTCGATATCTGGCTGACGCGTCAGCAGCCGACACATTGGGTTGCCAGCCTCGGGCGTCGATGGGGGAATTTCTCGGGACTGGACGGCAATAGCAATGCCGGTCTGTCTCCGGGGTTGGTGCCTCCGGTGCCGCTGGGCTTCATCGGCGAACTGAAATGCATTCAGGTCGATGAATCCGGTTCTCCGTTCCCTGGCAACAATCTGAAGGGCGAGGCGACCCTGAGGAATCTCGCGGGCGATGTCAGCGAGTACAACGCGATTGCCTTGCGGGGTAACCCAAGCCAGTTCCAAGGGACCGACGCGCGGAGCACCGGCCCGAACGATCTGGCTTTGGATTTGACCGCCGCAACCGGACCAATAGAGGAGGGAGGCGACAACACCGGCATGTACAGCGCCTGCCCGGATACGCTGCTGCTCAATCACTTCGCCGAGCTGTCGCCGGACATGGTGATCGACCAGATCGGCATCTGCGCACCCGTATGCGTGGCGGGGCCGCATACTGGCGGTCCGTGCATGCCCAGTACGGCCAGTACGGACTGTGGCATCGGCGGCCTTTGCGGCGGTTGCCCGGTGAGCACCGAGCTGACGCTGGTGCCCTGTCAAGAAGACTTCGAGAATCAACAGGGGGCCGCGGTTACGGTCCAATTCCTCATCATCAATGAATTCGAACAGGCCTTCAGCACGAGCACCACGGTGAGTTGCTACATGAATCTGCCGCTTGGCCTGATCGGCACTGCCGGCAATAACTCTTTCACCTACTCGGTGCTTGGGACTCTCAGCGCGTATTCGCGCATCACCCCGGCTACTGGGCATGGCGGTGTGATCGGTGTTGCCGAAGAATTCCGTGGCGCCACATCAAATCCACCTCTAGTTGGAGCGGTATCTGGATTCGGTCCGAAGACCGCGGCGGCGTTCAATCTGGAGATCGAAGGGAATCGGTTCGACGCGGCAACCAACGGCAAGGGCGATTCGCGTCCCGGCGTAACGGACCACATCATCATACCGCTGCCGTGAGGACTTGAGCCATCTGCTGGCGGTGAGGAAAGGAGAAGACGTGATGAGCACGATGACGAGTAAATTGCGGCGGACGATGCTCTTTGGAGTAGTTGGAACGCTGGTAGCTCTGGGCGGGGTGAGGATGGTGCGGGCCGACGTCGCTTCGGACAAGCCCGGTGCGATCCTGATCTTTCCGAAGATCGTCGTGGATACGAGTGGAGTGCTCGGCCCTCCAACCGACACGGAGATCCAGATTACAAATACGTCGAATTCGGTGATTGCGGCGAGGTGCTTCATTATCGATGACACTCAGCACTGCAGCAACTCGCCGTCGACGGCCTGCACGGCGCAGTTGGCAGCCAATGGCGCGGCGCTGAATGAAGGTGGCTGCGGGGCCGGCGGTATATGCGGTGGTCCGTGCAGCCCGCGCGTGCATGAAAACGACTTTCGCATTACGTTGACCAAGCGCCAGCCGATTTCCTGGAAGGCCAGCGAGGGCCTCTCCTCATTGCCGTGCGGCTCGGGCATTAGCGCCCCGAGTGGCGGTTGCACAGGCGGGCAGTCGAACGGATCCTCGAGCATACCAGGCGTTCAAGAGGTTCCGTTTTTTGGCGAAATCAAATGTGTCGAAGTCGGTCCGGATGATTTCCTGCCCACCGTCGGCCTCGATCCGGCGAACAATAATGCCGGGGATCTCAAGGGCGAGGCGACCATCATCTCGACTTCAGGCATATTAGTCGACGCCCGGAAGTACAACGGTATCGGCATTCAGTCGACGGGTGCAAACAATCGCGACGGGAACTTGGTGCTCGGCGGAGCAACCCCGGAATACAACGGTTGTCCGAAGGTAATCGTCTTGGATAGTTTCTTCGACAACGCAGAGGTGGTGACACACGGTAGCGCCGCCCTCAGCGAGACGGTCATCACCGACCTTACGGTTGTGCCGTGCAGCGAGGATCTCCTGAGCCAGACCCCAACGAGTGCTACCCTGCAGTTCTTGGTGTTCAACGAGTTCGAGCAGAAGTTCTCGACTTCAACCTCGTTCTCATGCTTCAAGGAAGTGCAGTTGTCTGACATCGATTCGCGGCCCGGTTCCTTCGGCAACGCGCAGTCGATTTTCAACGCGGCAATGCAAGGGACGCTTTCGGGGCAGACCCGGATTCGCCCGGTTCCTAGCGCGACCAGTGACAATCGCATTCTTGCTGTCAGCGAGGCATTCTGGACGTGCACATCTGGTCCGGGCGGCACGTGCAGCGCGGCGTCGAACGTCAACATCATTCCAGGTGGAGGCATCGGCGATCAGCTGAGCATCCCACTCGACTGACGATCGTTGCAGCAACAGTCAACAAGGGCAGGGGCTTCGGCTCCTGCCCTTTTTTTGCGGCCAAGGGGCCGCTCGGACTGGACAGTGATAGGGAGTTCTCAGACCGCTGCTGCGGCGAGAGAGGCGGCAGCGAGGCAAAGGTGCCTAAATTGCATGGCGGGTATTGTTCGCAGAATCCGTGTTTACGGTGCGACCGCGACGCGCTCCGGAGGTTTACTGGATCCGAGCCCGACCAAGGTGATCTGGGCTGTGGCCTCCAACTCCTGCGGGTTGGTTCGATTCGTGACCCCGAAGTCGAGTGCCCAGCAGTCGCACGTTGAGATGAGCCTGAGGCCGAAGTAATTGTCCAAGAATCGGCTGGCTATGACATCGTAACGGCTGGATTGGAGGAGGCCGATCGAATCCGTGAGGCGCAGCACAATGTTGTCGTCGAGTTCTTGCAGGAGATTCTGCGTCAAGAAGCGGTACGAGATCCCGGCACTGGTGCGCGTGTCTAGGCGAGGCGCTGCACTGCCTGACGGCGCCTCACGAGGGTCTTGGATGAAGAGACCGACGTGGGCGGCAGAGATGTTGGTATTCCCGGTGTCGTAGCTCGTGTGGAATCGCACGGATAGTGCACGACTGGGGTTCACACGCCCGTCGAAATCGATGTCAGAGAAGTGGTCGGCAGCGCGGTTAGTTTGGAGTGGATTGAGCTGGCGGTTGATGTCGACGCTCTGCGTCAGGGAAAAGCGGGCGAGTTCACGAATCTGAGCATGGGCGGCGTCGGATGGCGCCTTTTCAGCCTCAGTCGATGAGGAATCGGAAAACTTGCCGATGAAGCGGCTCATGACACCGTAAGTCAGCAGGTTACGCTGGTTGATACGATCAACACCGTCGAAGAGCGGGAGATCCGCCTGCGATACGGTCGGGATGTAGAGGTAATCGACGGTCGGCTCGATGGTGTGCTTGACCTTCTCCAACCCGAACCAGGTGGCCGGATATATTCTGCTGAGTGACGCGCCCATCTCAGCTCCAAGTTGGAAGAGTTCCCGCGACTGGTTCCGCGGCAATTGCAGACCCGTGTCAGCGAGCCGGTCCTCGGTGAGGTGGTACGCGGTCTCGCGTAGCGCCGCCCTGACGGAGCCGAAGGCGAAAGGGCCAAGCGGAAGTGGCAGCACCGCCGCGGGTTCGACGTCGAGCCGGAGTCCGTCCACGCCGCGGGCACGCTGGAAATCAACCGCGGTCGCATTGAGCTGACCGAGGACATGCCGGCCAAGAAGGGTTTGGCCCCACAGGTCGACTTCTGGGACACGCTGTAGTGTCGGGGACTGAAATCCGGTCAAGTCTTGGTAGTACGTGCCCTCACCTTTCAGGGCCACCCGATCCCACAACTGAACCGCCGCCAAGTGGGTTTGAGTGAACGGCAGCGTGCGAATGGCGACTTCGTGCGAGTGCTCGAAGGCGTACGTGTTGATTTCCCGCAGGAACAGATCATCGCTCACCAGGAAAACGTCGCCGTAGAGCCGGCTGGTGCCGAGAAATGGCTGTTCGTGCTCGGCTGTTACGCTCCAGCGATCTTGGGGAATGGTCGTTTCAAACGGCTTAACCGGCGTCCCGCCTCGAAACGACTCGTTGAAATAGGACCCGTCAAGGAAGCCGCGCGTCTCGCGACTGAGGGCGTAGCGATAATCCCCGACGAAACCGGCGCGTGCACTGGTCTCGAAATCGAGGGCCAAAGTAGCATCCTGGCTCTTGCTGATCGCCCAATAGGCGGGCAAGAATGTTTGAAAGCCGCGAGTGTTGGAGAATCCGAACCGTGGGGCGAGCAGCCCACTCTGCCGTTCCTGCTGTACTGGAAAGGTCGCACGGGGAATGTACAGAACGGGAACGTCCAACAGCTTGAACGTGCCCCCGGTCAGCGTGCCGTAGCCTTCCAGGCTGACGTTGAGTTCGCGCCCGCTGATGCTCCATGTGGGCGCGCCCTCGGCGCAGTGGCAGGTGGTAAACTGGCCGTTCTCGATGTGGTACGTTTGCCCGAGGCCCTTTTCGACCCGCGTGCCCCCGAGCGAGTAGCGGAACCGGACTGATTGGATTTGAGCGTCCTTGAGGAAGCCGGTTTCTTCGTCGAGGTTCATGTGGACGGTGTCGGCCACGACCGTCCCTTCGGCATTGGTCAACCTGACGTCACCCTGTGCGTCGGCCTCGTTGGTGGTCCGATTGAGACGCACCTCGTCCGCCCGCAACTCCATCTCTCCGCGTGTAATTACCACGTTTCCACGGGCGATTATCGAGTTCGTTTTCTGCTCGTAGCCGAGCTCGTCGGCGGTAATGGTGATCGCTTGCTCTTGGACGGATGGGCCCTCCATCCGGTACGCATGACCGGCATTGGGGAGAAGGGCGTACAGTGCAAGCGCTGCGGCCAGGAGACGTCTGTCGCCCATGTATACGATCGCTTTAGGGATGCAGCGCTGCCGCGCTGCTGCTGAAGAGATCCTGCTTGCCAGGCTGGCGCAAGAAGTGCGGGTAGATCGCGCCCACCAAAAACAAGGAACCCGTCACGAGGATGACCTCATGTTCGCTGACGCAATCCATCAGCGTTTCCAAGCCGGTCAGTGGTTCCGGTGCGATGCGGACCGGGCAATGCCGGGCGAACGCTTGCGCCAGGGCCTCAGCGGCTTCTCCGCGCGGGGGCAGCACGGTCGCTACGGTCGCAGAACCTACCAGAGGGCCAAGCGCATCTACCATCGGCCGCCAGTCTTTATCACGCATCACACCGAAGAGCAGGTGCACCGGGCGCCTGCCAACAACGTCCGGCAGCTCACGCGCCAGCGCCATGATGCCGTGGAGGTTATGTGCCCCGTCCAATACGACCACCGGACTGCCTTGCACCACCTCGAGCCGACCCGGCCATCGGACCTCGTCCAAACCGCGACGGATCGCGTCGCCGCCGAGCGGGAACCGGTGCTGTAACTGAATGGTGGCGGCAATGGCCATGGCGGCGTTGTCACGCTGGTAGCTGCCTCGGAGGCCGACCCTCAGGTTAGGGAAACTCCACCCCATTCCCTCGAAGCGGAACGGTGTCGAACCACGTACGGAAAAATCGTGTTCGGCCCGGTACAGAATCGCGTGCCGCTCGGTAGCCACTGCCCTGAAAATCTCATCGACCTCAGGCTGCACGGTTCCGACGACGACGGGCCGCCCAGGTTTGATGATGCCGGCTTTTTCCCGCGCCACCGAGGCGAGTGTGTTGCCGAGGAATTCTTGGTGGTCCATTCCGATGGTGGTGATGACCGCCACCTCCGGGTCCAGGACATTGGTTGCATCCAAGCGCCCGCCGAGCCCGACCTCGACGATCGCTAGTTCGACACCGCAACGGGCGAAGTGCAGAAACGCCATCACCGTCACAAATTCAAAAAAGGTCAAATCGATGCCGCGAACCGTGGCGGCGGTGCGTATCTCTCGCGCCGATGCCACGACTTCTTCCTCGGAGATCGTGTTGGCCCCAACGCGAATGCGTTCGGTGAAGCTCAGGAGATGCGGCGAGGTGTACAGTCCGACGCGGTAGCCAGCGGCGGTGTAGATCGCGTGCAGCATGGCCGCAACCGATCCCTTGCCGTTTGTCCCTGCGATGTGAACTGCGGAAAACCGCTTGTGCGGATCACCGAGGTTTTTGAGCGCGAGCGCCACGCGTTCGAGCTTGAAATCCATGCCACGTGCTGCCTCGAGGCGGTAGAGCCAGGCGAGGACGTCGGCGAATTGGCTATTTGTCATGAGGTGCGCCGGCAGCCTGTGGTGTTTCCCCTGCGATGCCGCGGCCCGCGCGCATGGCGTCCTTGAGGCGGCGGATGAAAGCTCCGACTTCGGCGAGGCTGGAGCCGCCACGGTGTGCATCGACGATCCGCATGATTGCGCTGCCGACGACTGCGGCGTCGGCGAAGGCGGCGACCTCGGCCGCCTGCTCGGGAGTCGAGATGCCAAAGCCGACCGCGATCGGCAGCGCTGTGGATTGTCGCAGGCGCTCCACCACTGGCCGCACCGATTCCGCCAGCATCGGCCGCACACCGGTCACGCCGGTTACCGACACGTAGTAGATGAACCCGCCCGCATGTCGCAGTACTTTTCGCACACGATCGGGCCCGCTCGTTGGTGCCAGGAGGAAGATGAAGTGGATTCCCACGCGACGAAGGTACGGGAGCAACTCCCCCACTTCCTCCGGGGGCAGGTCGACAATCAGGAGGCCGTCGACGCCGGCCTTGTGTGCGTCGGCAGCGAATCGCTCAGCGCCGTAATGGAAGATCGGGTTGTAGTACCCGTACAGGATCACCGGCACCTGCGAATCCCGCCGAAAATCACTGACCAACTCGAGCACGCGTGGCAGGGAAGCGCCGGCCTTCAGCCCGATCTCCGATGAACGCTGCAGAACCGGCCCGTCAGCGGTGGGGTCGGAAAAGGGGACCCCCAGTTCCAGAAGGTCCGCTCCGTTGTCAGCCGCAACCCGCATCAGCTCACGAGTGGTGTCCAAGTCCGGATCGCCGGCCGTCAGAAACGGGATCAACCCCGCGGTTCGGTGCGCCCGTAATGCGCGGAAGGTTTTGTCGATGCGATTCATGTTGCTACAGAGTGACGCCGAGGTAGTTGGCGACTGTGTTCATGTCCTTGTCCCCGCGGCCGGAGAGATTGACGAT
Coding sequences within:
- the lptD gene encoding LPS assembly protein LptD, with protein sequence MGDRRLLAAALALYALLPNAGHAYRMEGPSVQEQAITITADELGYEQKTNSIIARGNVVITRGEMELRADEVRLNRTTNEADAQGDVRLTNAEGTVVADTVHMNLDEETGFLKDAQIQSVRFRYSLGGTRVEKGLGQTYHIENGQFTTCHCAEGAPTWSISGRELNVSLEGYGTLTGGTFKLLDVPVLYIPRATFPVQQERQSGLLAPRFGFSNTRGFQTFLPAYWAISKSQDATLALDFETSARAGFVGDYRYALSRETRGFLDGSYFNESFRGGTPVKPFETTIPQDRWSVTAEHEQPFLGTSRLYGDVFLVSDDLFLREINTYAFEHSHEVAIRTLPFTQTHLAAVQLWDRVALKGEGTYYQDLTGFQSPTLQRVPEVDLWGQTLLGRHVLGQLNATAVDFQRARGVDGLRLDVEPAAVLPLPLGPFAFGSVRAALRETAYHLTEDRLADTGLQLPRNQSRELFQLGAEMGASLSRIYPATWFGLEKVKHTIEPTVDYLYIPTVSQADLPLFDGVDRINQRNLLTYGVMSRFIGKFSDSSSTEAEKAPSDAAHAQIRELARFSLTQSVDINRQLNPLQTNRAADHFSDIDFDGRVNPSRALSVRFHTSYDTGNTNISAAHVGLFIQDPREAPSGSAAPRLDTRTSAGISYRFLTQNLLQELDDNIVLRLTDSIGLLQSSRYDVIASRFLDNYFGLRLISTCDCWALDFGVTNRTNPQELEATAQITLVGLGSSKPPERVAVAP
- a CDS encoding folylpolyglutamate synthase/dihydrofolate synthase family protein, with the protein product MTNSQFADVLAWLYRLEAARGMDFKLERVALALKNLGDPHKRFSAVHIAGTNGKGSVAAMLHAIYTAAGYRVGLYTSPHLLSFTERIRVGANTISEEEVVASAREIRTAATVRGIDLTFFEFVTVMAFLHFARCGVELAIVEVGLGGRLDATNVLDPEVAVITTIGMDHQEFLGNTLASVAREKAGIIKPGRPVVVGTVQPEVDEIFRAVATERHAILYRAEHDFSVRGSTPFRFEGMGWSFPNLRVGLRGSYQRDNAAMAIAATIQLQHRFPLGGDAIRRGLDEVRWPGRLEVVQGSPVVVLDGAHNLHGIMALARELPDVVGRRPVHLLFGVMRDKDWRPMVDALGPLVGSATVATVLPPRGEAAEALAQAFARHCPVRIAPEPLTGLETLMDCVSEHEVILVTGSLFLVGAIYPHFLRQPGKQDLFSSSAAALHP
- the trpA gene encoding tryptophan synthase subunit alpha, which codes for MNRIDKTFRALRAHRTAGLIPFLTAGDPDLDTTRELMRVAADNGADLLELGVPFSDPTADGPVLQRSSEIGLKAGASLPRVLELVSDFRRDSQVPVILYGYYNPIFHYGAERFAADAHKAGVDGLLIVDLPPEEVGELLPYLRRVGIHFIFLLAPTSGPDRVRKVLRHAGGFIYYVSVTGVTGVRPMLAESVRPVVERLRQSTALPIAVGFGISTPEQAAEVAAFADAAVVGSAIMRIVDAHRGGSSLAEVGAFIRRLKDAMRAGRGIAGETPQAAGAPHDK